In a single window of the Labeo rohita strain BAU-BD-2019 chromosome 23, IGBB_LRoh.1.0, whole genome shotgun sequence genome:
- the map7b gene encoding ensconsin isoform X3, producing the protein MPAPLRMRRGACRSAIPSLSTIAEEEEGQRSRKRRRKGGGSDYLLRTDEKSSWSRPDSSASGQYTYTVPSPTEIHIVTRPEPLMLKNDERQRLARERREVLEKQSAARGSKWLEREEKARQFHERQLEERRKKLEEQRVKEERRRAAVEEKRRQKLEEEKARYEAVIRRTMERSQRARPKSNRWSWGGTLSASTSHNSGFDDSALFSLDLAGLEHYHGVLSLARQQQFRSKYTDRRSVSTMNLSKPTDPVISKRLSSSSATLLNLPDRALQKQTSLSSSCLIKKTQSKSQICKEKIPQDKPAGMRRMPLTPWENSVINRLQTPTHSYLARSRSAMSLSGEAASCHPMSSMSFKSIQSRSAERPIKASLNLERPIKAGFVPPDSSTRRKTIQNLPIDRKDKDNVRKSWSNLAYPTPSLSLFTPKRSPSPVGNRSRVTNPSPNRDSTTKPPQKTPNPKISKSPPPPASIPLSPSNPSLSPGNLRPNRVTSESPRATPEGEGAKKEDAEPPKIEPEAPASKPEPSPEDLGSPPTTRPSAGTTDPEEASRLLAEKRRQAREQREREEEEKRQQEEAERRSREEMARRKAEERAKREEEAQRQAEEKKRQEEEAKRLEEEKAQREREEAERLQKQKEEEEARQKEEAERLRLEREKHFQKEEAERMERKKRLEEIMKRTRRSDQKTTPQKNGDASQQSEQNSASSVSSIPSVTVSAPQAPETSVTERSDSNGHTGPSFITPILPTSGHSVALQLKENGAVTEAFEEVIEVPMGTKLSRQDGDGEEVENEEEENRKVPLLAFKENGSMYNVSGLEENPAQ; encoded by the exons GCTCTGACTACCTTCTCAGAACAGATGAGAAGTCGTCATGGAGTCGACCGGACTCATCTGCTTCTGGACAGTACACCTACACCGTTCCCAGCCCTACAGAGATTCACATAGTTACAAGACCAG AGCCTCTCATGCTGAAGAACGATGAAAGGCAGAGACTCGCCCGTGAACGGAGGGAGGTGCTGGAGAAGCAGAGTG ctgcACGGGGTTCCAAGTGGTTGGAGAGAGAGGAGAAGGCCCGACAGTTTCATGAGAGACAGCTGGAGGAGCGCAGGAAAAAGCTGGAGGAGCAGCGGGTGAAAGAGGAAAGGAGACGCGCTGCTGTGGAGGAGAAACGACGACAGAAACTAGAGGAGGAGAAG GCTCGATATGAGGCTGTTATCAGGAGAACTATGGAGAGGAGTCAGAGAGCCAGGCCGAAGTCGAACCGCTGGAGCTGGGGTGGAACGCTCTCTGCTAGCACCTCACACAACAGCg GTTTTGATGATTCTGCTCTCTTTTCGTTGGATCTAGCTGGGCTGGAGCACTATCATGGTGTTCTGAGCTTGGCGCGTCAGCAGCAATTTCGCTCTAAAT atACTGACAGAAGGTCAGTCTCCACTATGAATCTGTCCAAACCCACAGATCCAGTCATTTCTAAACGCCTGTCATCTTCCTCAGCCACCTTGCTGAATTTACCAGATAgag CCTTACAGAAGCAGACATCTCTCTCGTCGTCTTGCTTGATTAAAAAAACGCAATCTAAATCCCAAATCTGCAAAGAGAAGATCCCTCAGGACAAACCAGCAG GTATGCGTCGCATGCCTCTTACCCCATGGGAGAATTCAGTGATCAATCGACTACAGACACCAACACACTCCTACCTGGCCAGGAGTCGCAGCGCCATGTCTTTGTCTGGAGAAGCAG CCTCCTGTCACCCAATGAGCTCCATGTCCTTCAAGTCCATCCAGTCTCGCAGCGCTGAACGACCAATCAAAGCAAGCCTTAATCTTGAGAGACCCATCAAAGCAGGGTTCGTTCCTCCAGACAGCAGCACTCGCAGAAAGACCATCCAGAATCTCCCG ATTGACAGGAAGGATAAGGACAATGTGAGAAAGTCATGGAGTAACCTGGCATATCCCACTCCCAGTCTGAGTCTGTTTACGCCCAAGAGATCTCCTTCACCTGTCGGTAATCGCAGCAGGGTTACCAATCCATCCCCCAACAG GGACTCTACTACCAAACCTCCTCAGAAGACACCTAACCCCAAAATCTCCAAGTCTCCACCTCCTCCAGCATCAATTCCTTTGTCTCCTAGTAACCCGTCCTTATCGCCAGGCAATCTCAGGCCCAACAGAGTGACATCAGAGAGCCCAAGAGCTACCCCAGAAGGAGAGGGGGCCAAAAAGGAGGATGCTGAACCTCCTAAAATTGAACCAGAGGCTCCTGCATCTAAACCAGAACCTTCTCCTG AAGATTTGGGAAGTCCTCCAACAACACGGCCCTCTGCAGGCACAACGGATCCTGAAGAGGCATCACGTCTGCTGGCTGAGAAACGACGGCAGGCCAgagaacagagagaaagagaagaggaggagaagagaCAGCAGGAAGAGGCTGAaag GCGCAGCAGGGAGGAGATGGCTCGCAGGAAGGCAGAGGAGCGAGCAAAGAGAGAGGAGGAGGCGCAGCGGCAGGCAGAAGAGAAGAAGAGACAAGAGGAGGAGGCCAAGCGTTTAGAGGAGGAGAaagcacagagagagagagaggaagctGAACGCCTGCAGAAAcag aaagaggaagaggaggctCGCCAGAAAGAAGAGGCAGAGCGTTTGCGTctggagagagagaaacactTCCAGAAAGAGGAGGCTGAGAGAATGGAGAGAAAGAAG CGCCTTGAGGAAATTATGAAACGCACACGCCGATCTGATCAG aaaacaaccCCACAGAAAAATGGTGATGCCAGTCAGCAGAGTGAACAGAATTCAG CGAGTTCAGTATCCAGCATCCCTTCAGTGACCGTGTCGGCCCCTCAGGCTCCGGAGACTTCTGTGACAGAGCGTAGTGATAGTAACGGACACACGGGGCCCAGCTTCATTACACCTATACTGCCCACATCAGGTCACAG TGTGGCTCTCCAGCTCAAAGAAAACGGCGCTGTCACAGAGGCCTTTGAAGAGGTCATAGAGGTTCCCATGGGGACCAAACTGTCCCGTCAAGATGGAGACGGAGAGGAGGTGGAAAATGAAGAGGAGGAGAACAGAAAGGTTCCCTTATTGGCTTTCAAAGAGAACGGCAGCATGTATAATGTGAGTGGACTGGAGGAAAACCCGGCGCAGTAG
- the map7b gene encoding ensconsin isoform X7: MPAPLRMRRGACRSAIPSLSTIAEEEEGQRSRKRRRKGGGSDYLLRTDEKSSWSRPDSSASGQYTYTVPSPTEIHIVTRPEPLMLKNDERQRLARERREVLEKQSAARGSKWLEREEKARQFHERQLEERRKKLEEQRVKEERRRAAVEEKRRQKLEEEKARYEAVIRRTMERSQRARPKSNRWSWGGTLSASTSHNSGFDDSALFSLDLAGLEHYHGVLSLARQQQFRSKYTDRRSVSTMNLSKPTDPVISKRLSSSSATLLNLPDRGMRRMPLTPWENSVINRLQTPTHSYLARSRSAMSLSGEAASCHPMSSMSFKSIQSRSAERPIKASLNLERPIKAGFVPPDSSTRRKTIQNLPIDRKDKDNVRKSWSNLAYPTPSLSLFTPKRSPSPVGNRSRVTNPSPNRDSTTKPPQKTPNPKISKSPPPPASIPLSPSNPSLSPGNLRPNRVTSESPRATPEGEGAKKEDAEPPKIEPEAPASKPEPSPEDLGSPPTTRPSAGTTDPEEASRLLAEKRRQAREQREREEEEKRQQEEAERRSREEMARRKAEERAKREEEAQRQAEEKKRQEEEAKRLEEEKAQREREEAERLQKQKEEEEARQKEEAERLRLEREKHFQKEEAERMERKKRLEEIMKRTRRSDQKTTPQKNGDASQQSEQNSASSVSSIPSVTVSAPQAPETSVTERSDSNGHTGPSFITPILPTSGHSVALQLKENGAVTEAFEEVIEVPMGTKLSRQDGDGEEVENEEEENRKVPLLAFKENGSMYNVSGLEENPAQ; the protein is encoded by the exons GCTCTGACTACCTTCTCAGAACAGATGAGAAGTCGTCATGGAGTCGACCGGACTCATCTGCTTCTGGACAGTACACCTACACCGTTCCCAGCCCTACAGAGATTCACATAGTTACAAGACCAG AGCCTCTCATGCTGAAGAACGATGAAAGGCAGAGACTCGCCCGTGAACGGAGGGAGGTGCTGGAGAAGCAGAGTG ctgcACGGGGTTCCAAGTGGTTGGAGAGAGAGGAGAAGGCCCGACAGTTTCATGAGAGACAGCTGGAGGAGCGCAGGAAAAAGCTGGAGGAGCAGCGGGTGAAAGAGGAAAGGAGACGCGCTGCTGTGGAGGAGAAACGACGACAGAAACTAGAGGAGGAGAAG GCTCGATATGAGGCTGTTATCAGGAGAACTATGGAGAGGAGTCAGAGAGCCAGGCCGAAGTCGAACCGCTGGAGCTGGGGTGGAACGCTCTCTGCTAGCACCTCACACAACAGCg GTTTTGATGATTCTGCTCTCTTTTCGTTGGATCTAGCTGGGCTGGAGCACTATCATGGTGTTCTGAGCTTGGCGCGTCAGCAGCAATTTCGCTCTAAAT atACTGACAGAAGGTCAGTCTCCACTATGAATCTGTCCAAACCCACAGATCCAGTCATTTCTAAACGCCTGTCATCTTCCTCAGCCACCTTGCTGAATTTACCAGATAgag GTATGCGTCGCATGCCTCTTACCCCATGGGAGAATTCAGTGATCAATCGACTACAGACACCAACACACTCCTACCTGGCCAGGAGTCGCAGCGCCATGTCTTTGTCTGGAGAAGCAG CCTCCTGTCACCCAATGAGCTCCATGTCCTTCAAGTCCATCCAGTCTCGCAGCGCTGAACGACCAATCAAAGCAAGCCTTAATCTTGAGAGACCCATCAAAGCAGGGTTCGTTCCTCCAGACAGCAGCACTCGCAGAAAGACCATCCAGAATCTCCCG ATTGACAGGAAGGATAAGGACAATGTGAGAAAGTCATGGAGTAACCTGGCATATCCCACTCCCAGTCTGAGTCTGTTTACGCCCAAGAGATCTCCTTCACCTGTCGGTAATCGCAGCAGGGTTACCAATCCATCCCCCAACAG GGACTCTACTACCAAACCTCCTCAGAAGACACCTAACCCCAAAATCTCCAAGTCTCCACCTCCTCCAGCATCAATTCCTTTGTCTCCTAGTAACCCGTCCTTATCGCCAGGCAATCTCAGGCCCAACAGAGTGACATCAGAGAGCCCAAGAGCTACCCCAGAAGGAGAGGGGGCCAAAAAGGAGGATGCTGAACCTCCTAAAATTGAACCAGAGGCTCCTGCATCTAAACCAGAACCTTCTCCTG AAGATTTGGGAAGTCCTCCAACAACACGGCCCTCTGCAGGCACAACGGATCCTGAAGAGGCATCACGTCTGCTGGCTGAGAAACGACGGCAGGCCAgagaacagagagaaagagaagaggaggagaagagaCAGCAGGAAGAGGCTGAaag GCGCAGCAGGGAGGAGATGGCTCGCAGGAAGGCAGAGGAGCGAGCAAAGAGAGAGGAGGAGGCGCAGCGGCAGGCAGAAGAGAAGAAGAGACAAGAGGAGGAGGCCAAGCGTTTAGAGGAGGAGAaagcacagagagagagagaggaagctGAACGCCTGCAGAAAcag aaagaggaagaggaggctCGCCAGAAAGAAGAGGCAGAGCGTTTGCGTctggagagagagaaacactTCCAGAAAGAGGAGGCTGAGAGAATGGAGAGAAAGAAG CGCCTTGAGGAAATTATGAAACGCACACGCCGATCTGATCAG aaaacaaccCCACAGAAAAATGGTGATGCCAGTCAGCAGAGTGAACAGAATTCAG CGAGTTCAGTATCCAGCATCCCTTCAGTGACCGTGTCGGCCCCTCAGGCTCCGGAGACTTCTGTGACAGAGCGTAGTGATAGTAACGGACACACGGGGCCCAGCTTCATTACACCTATACTGCCCACATCAGGTCACAG TGTGGCTCTCCAGCTCAAAGAAAACGGCGCTGTCACAGAGGCCTTTGAAGAGGTCATAGAGGTTCCCATGGGGACCAAACTGTCCCGTCAAGATGGAGACGGAGAGGAGGTGGAAAATGAAGAGGAGGAGAACAGAAAGGTTCCCTTATTGGCTTTCAAAGAGAACGGCAGCATGTATAATGTGAGTGGACTGGAGGAAAACCCGGCGCAGTAG
- the map7b gene encoding ensconsin isoform X6, which yields MPAPLRMRRGACRSAIPSLSTIAEEEEGQRSRKRRRKGGGSDYLLRTDEKSSWSRPDSSASGQYTYTVPSPTEIHIVTRPEPLMLKNDERQRLARERREVLEKQSAARGSKWLEREEKARQFHERQLEERRKKLEEQRVKEERRRAAVEEKRRQKLEEEKARYEAVIRRTMERSQRARPKSNRWSWGGTLSASTSHNSGFDDSALFSLDLAGLEHYHGVLSLARQQQFRSKYTDRRSVSTMNLSKPTDPVISKRLSSSSATLLNLPDRGMRRMPLTPWENSVINRLQTPTHSYLARSRSAMSLSGEAVTPVCPRSASCHPMSSMSFKSIQSRSAERPIKASLNLERPIKAGFVPPDSSTRRKTIQNLPIDRKDKDNVRKSWSNLAYPTPSLSLFTPKRSPSPVGNRSRVTNPSPNRDSTTKPPQKTPNPKISKSPPPPASIPLSPSNPSLSPGNLRPNRVTSESPRATPEGEGAKKEDAEPPKIEPEAPASKPEPSPEDLGSPPTTRPSAGTTDPEEASRLLAEKRRQAREQREREEEEKRQQEEAERRSREEMARRKAEERAKREEEAQRQAEEKKRQEEEAKRLEEEKAQREREEAERLQKQKEEEEARQKEEAERLRLEREKHFQKEEAERMERKKRLEEIMKRTRRSDQKTTPQKNGDASQQSEQNSASSVSSIPSVTVSAPQAPETSVTERSDSNGHTGPSFITPILPTSGHSVALQLKENGAVTEAFEEVIEVPMGTKLSRQDGDGEEVENEEEENRKVPLLAFKENGSMYNVSGLEENPAQ from the exons GCTCTGACTACCTTCTCAGAACAGATGAGAAGTCGTCATGGAGTCGACCGGACTCATCTGCTTCTGGACAGTACACCTACACCGTTCCCAGCCCTACAGAGATTCACATAGTTACAAGACCAG AGCCTCTCATGCTGAAGAACGATGAAAGGCAGAGACTCGCCCGTGAACGGAGGGAGGTGCTGGAGAAGCAGAGTG ctgcACGGGGTTCCAAGTGGTTGGAGAGAGAGGAGAAGGCCCGACAGTTTCATGAGAGACAGCTGGAGGAGCGCAGGAAAAAGCTGGAGGAGCAGCGGGTGAAAGAGGAAAGGAGACGCGCTGCTGTGGAGGAGAAACGACGACAGAAACTAGAGGAGGAGAAG GCTCGATATGAGGCTGTTATCAGGAGAACTATGGAGAGGAGTCAGAGAGCCAGGCCGAAGTCGAACCGCTGGAGCTGGGGTGGAACGCTCTCTGCTAGCACCTCACACAACAGCg GTTTTGATGATTCTGCTCTCTTTTCGTTGGATCTAGCTGGGCTGGAGCACTATCATGGTGTTCTGAGCTTGGCGCGTCAGCAGCAATTTCGCTCTAAAT atACTGACAGAAGGTCAGTCTCCACTATGAATCTGTCCAAACCCACAGATCCAGTCATTTCTAAACGCCTGTCATCTTCCTCAGCCACCTTGCTGAATTTACCAGATAgag GTATGCGTCGCATGCCTCTTACCCCATGGGAGAATTCAGTGATCAATCGACTACAGACACCAACACACTCCTACCTGGCCAGGAGTCGCAGCGCCATGTCTTTGTCTGGAGAAGCAG TGACCCCCGTTTGTCCTCGCTCAGCCTCCTGTCACCCAATGAGCTCCATGTCCTTCAAGTCCATCCAGTCTCGCAGCGCTGAACGACCAATCAAAGCAAGCCTTAATCTTGAGAGACCCATCAAAGCAGGGTTCGTTCCTCCAGACAGCAGCACTCGCAGAAAGACCATCCAGAATCTCCCG ATTGACAGGAAGGATAAGGACAATGTGAGAAAGTCATGGAGTAACCTGGCATATCCCACTCCCAGTCTGAGTCTGTTTACGCCCAAGAGATCTCCTTCACCTGTCGGTAATCGCAGCAGGGTTACCAATCCATCCCCCAACAG GGACTCTACTACCAAACCTCCTCAGAAGACACCTAACCCCAAAATCTCCAAGTCTCCACCTCCTCCAGCATCAATTCCTTTGTCTCCTAGTAACCCGTCCTTATCGCCAGGCAATCTCAGGCCCAACAGAGTGACATCAGAGAGCCCAAGAGCTACCCCAGAAGGAGAGGGGGCCAAAAAGGAGGATGCTGAACCTCCTAAAATTGAACCAGAGGCTCCTGCATCTAAACCAGAACCTTCTCCTG AAGATTTGGGAAGTCCTCCAACAACACGGCCCTCTGCAGGCACAACGGATCCTGAAGAGGCATCACGTCTGCTGGCTGAGAAACGACGGCAGGCCAgagaacagagagaaagagaagaggaggagaagagaCAGCAGGAAGAGGCTGAaag GCGCAGCAGGGAGGAGATGGCTCGCAGGAAGGCAGAGGAGCGAGCAAAGAGAGAGGAGGAGGCGCAGCGGCAGGCAGAAGAGAAGAAGAGACAAGAGGAGGAGGCCAAGCGTTTAGAGGAGGAGAaagcacagagagagagagaggaagctGAACGCCTGCAGAAAcag aaagaggaagaggaggctCGCCAGAAAGAAGAGGCAGAGCGTTTGCGTctggagagagagaaacactTCCAGAAAGAGGAGGCTGAGAGAATGGAGAGAAAGAAG CGCCTTGAGGAAATTATGAAACGCACACGCCGATCTGATCAG aaaacaaccCCACAGAAAAATGGTGATGCCAGTCAGCAGAGTGAACAGAATTCAG CGAGTTCAGTATCCAGCATCCCTTCAGTGACCGTGTCGGCCCCTCAGGCTCCGGAGACTTCTGTGACAGAGCGTAGTGATAGTAACGGACACACGGGGCCCAGCTTCATTACACCTATACTGCCCACATCAGGTCACAG TGTGGCTCTCCAGCTCAAAGAAAACGGCGCTGTCACAGAGGCCTTTGAAGAGGTCATAGAGGTTCCCATGGGGACCAAACTGTCCCGTCAAGATGGAGACGGAGAGGAGGTGGAAAATGAAGAGGAGGAGAACAGAAAGGTTCCCTTATTGGCTTTCAAAGAGAACGGCAGCATGTATAATGTGAGTGGACTGGAGGAAAACCCGGCGCAGTAG
- the map7b gene encoding ensconsin isoform X2 yields the protein MPAPLRMRRGACRSAIPSLSTIAEEEEGQRSRKRRRKGGGSDYLLRTDEKSSWSRPDSSASGQYTYTVPSPTEIHIVTRPEPLMLKNDERQRLARERREVLEKQSAARGSKWLEREEKARQFHERQLEERRKKLEEQRVKEERRRAAVEEKRRQKLEEEKARYEAVIRRTMERSQRARPKSNRWSWGGTLSASTSHNSGFDDSALFSLDLAGLEHYHGVLSLARQQQFRSKYTDRRSVSTMNLSKPTDPVISKRLSSSSATLLNLPDRALQKQTSLSSSCLIKKTQSKSQICKEKIPQDKPAGMRRMPLTPWENSVINRLQTPTHSYLARSRSAMSLSGEAVTPVCPRSASCHPMSSMSFKSIQSRSAERPIKASLNLERPIKAGFVPPDSSTRRKTIQNLPIDRKDKDNVRKSWSNLAYPTPSLSLFTPKRSPSPVGNRSRVTNPSPNRDSTTKPPQKTPNPKISKSPPPPASIPLSPSNPSLSPGNLRPNRVTSESPRATPEGEGAKKEDAEPPKIEPEAPASKPEPSPDLGSPPTTRPSAGTTDPEEASRLLAEKRRQAREQREREEEEKRQQEEAERRSREEMARRKAEERAKREEEAQRQAEEKKRQEEEAKRLEEEKAQREREEAERLQKQKEEEEARQKEEAERLRLEREKHFQKEEAERMERKKRLEEIMKRTRRSDQKTTPQKNGDASQQSEQNSASSVSSIPSVTVSAPQAPETSVTERSDSNGHTGPSFITPILPTSGHSVALQLKENGAVTEAFEEVIEVPMGTKLSRQDGDGEEVENEEEENRKVPLLAFKENGSMYNVSGLEENPAQ from the exons GCTCTGACTACCTTCTCAGAACAGATGAGAAGTCGTCATGGAGTCGACCGGACTCATCTGCTTCTGGACAGTACACCTACACCGTTCCCAGCCCTACAGAGATTCACATAGTTACAAGACCAG AGCCTCTCATGCTGAAGAACGATGAAAGGCAGAGACTCGCCCGTGAACGGAGGGAGGTGCTGGAGAAGCAGAGTG ctgcACGGGGTTCCAAGTGGTTGGAGAGAGAGGAGAAGGCCCGACAGTTTCATGAGAGACAGCTGGAGGAGCGCAGGAAAAAGCTGGAGGAGCAGCGGGTGAAAGAGGAAAGGAGACGCGCTGCTGTGGAGGAGAAACGACGACAGAAACTAGAGGAGGAGAAG GCTCGATATGAGGCTGTTATCAGGAGAACTATGGAGAGGAGTCAGAGAGCCAGGCCGAAGTCGAACCGCTGGAGCTGGGGTGGAACGCTCTCTGCTAGCACCTCACACAACAGCg GTTTTGATGATTCTGCTCTCTTTTCGTTGGATCTAGCTGGGCTGGAGCACTATCATGGTGTTCTGAGCTTGGCGCGTCAGCAGCAATTTCGCTCTAAAT atACTGACAGAAGGTCAGTCTCCACTATGAATCTGTCCAAACCCACAGATCCAGTCATTTCTAAACGCCTGTCATCTTCCTCAGCCACCTTGCTGAATTTACCAGATAgag CCTTACAGAAGCAGACATCTCTCTCGTCGTCTTGCTTGATTAAAAAAACGCAATCTAAATCCCAAATCTGCAAAGAGAAGATCCCTCAGGACAAACCAGCAG GTATGCGTCGCATGCCTCTTACCCCATGGGAGAATTCAGTGATCAATCGACTACAGACACCAACACACTCCTACCTGGCCAGGAGTCGCAGCGCCATGTCTTTGTCTGGAGAAGCAG TGACCCCCGTTTGTCCTCGCTCAGCCTCCTGTCACCCAATGAGCTCCATGTCCTTCAAGTCCATCCAGTCTCGCAGCGCTGAACGACCAATCAAAGCAAGCCTTAATCTTGAGAGACCCATCAAAGCAGGGTTCGTTCCTCCAGACAGCAGCACTCGCAGAAAGACCATCCAGAATCTCCCG ATTGACAGGAAGGATAAGGACAATGTGAGAAAGTCATGGAGTAACCTGGCATATCCCACTCCCAGTCTGAGTCTGTTTACGCCCAAGAGATCTCCTTCACCTGTCGGTAATCGCAGCAGGGTTACCAATCCATCCCCCAACAG GGACTCTACTACCAAACCTCCTCAGAAGACACCTAACCCCAAAATCTCCAAGTCTCCACCTCCTCCAGCATCAATTCCTTTGTCTCCTAGTAACCCGTCCTTATCGCCAGGCAATCTCAGGCCCAACAGAGTGACATCAGAGAGCCCAAGAGCTACCCCAGAAGGAGAGGGGGCCAAAAAGGAGGATGCTGAACCTCCTAAAATTGAACCAGAGGCTCCTGCATCTAAACCAGAACCTTCTCCTG ATTTGGGAAGTCCTCCAACAACACGGCCCTCTGCAGGCACAACGGATCCTGAAGAGGCATCACGTCTGCTGGCTGAGAAACGACGGCAGGCCAgagaacagagagaaagagaagaggaggagaagagaCAGCAGGAAGAGGCTGAaag GCGCAGCAGGGAGGAGATGGCTCGCAGGAAGGCAGAGGAGCGAGCAAAGAGAGAGGAGGAGGCGCAGCGGCAGGCAGAAGAGAAGAAGAGACAAGAGGAGGAGGCCAAGCGTTTAGAGGAGGAGAaagcacagagagagagagaggaagctGAACGCCTGCAGAAAcag aaagaggaagaggaggctCGCCAGAAAGAAGAGGCAGAGCGTTTGCGTctggagagagagaaacactTCCAGAAAGAGGAGGCTGAGAGAATGGAGAGAAAGAAG CGCCTTGAGGAAATTATGAAACGCACACGCCGATCTGATCAG aaaacaaccCCACAGAAAAATGGTGATGCCAGTCAGCAGAGTGAACAGAATTCAG CGAGTTCAGTATCCAGCATCCCTTCAGTGACCGTGTCGGCCCCTCAGGCTCCGGAGACTTCTGTGACAGAGCGTAGTGATAGTAACGGACACACGGGGCCCAGCTTCATTACACCTATACTGCCCACATCAGGTCACAG TGTGGCTCTCCAGCTCAAAGAAAACGGCGCTGTCACAGAGGCCTTTGAAGAGGTCATAGAGGTTCCCATGGGGACCAAACTGTCCCGTCAAGATGGAGACGGAGAGGAGGTGGAAAATGAAGAGGAGGAGAACAGAAAGGTTCCCTTATTGGCTTTCAAAGAGAACGGCAGCATGTATAATGTGAGTGGACTGGAGGAAAACCCGGCGCAGTAG